In the Candidatus Delongbacteria bacterium genome, one interval contains:
- a CDS encoding tetratricopeptide repeat protein codes for MNNEMKEFIYKNSISDLTIFSHLVVHIKTIMSITISNTRKSLYLYLIKDIYSGFLFTGVSTEKASDSILLFCNYAISNLTHMNIKVNAIITSGNKLFVSINNTELSDFIDNIITISNSDRSFDKIFKQDYQKLILKEDFSTMDAFISHVSTNNTLLNVKCLQENSDKRYLKRFYRSLPQIFTINIDSKLCDLPIIVLDRNYWKVEEDKSREKYYQIVGQFLKYCDQMQDFGDFDEKLWLLDIITEISLFLEDKNKINSEVYLRKGMISFRKGEGIEAKKLYKKAVDFAEKSSDNILIGTTYYFYGDQLFQNGKRKQAADYFQKALDIFTSVNDYRRSAVVFGLFSTLMNENKQYSKAIDYIKKMLDCARLTNDELQISVAYNKLANTYRNMGETEKALEIYNDRLSYAILNNDKYLICTCLGNISNIFVDKGNFDLAMAHHNELLKTAMEIDHKILLGKAISGKGNIYLLLKDYDNSLKQYQESLKIFTNLNIKTEIFNCLIKLGDLFKLKGNKLLTKNNYVKAIDIANEIGDRNLINISLERMKKRLK; via the coding sequence ATGAATAATGAAATGAAAGAATTTATATATAAAAACAGTATATCTGATTTGACTATTTTCTCCCATTTAGTAGTACATATTAAAACTATAATGAGTATAACAATTAGTAACACTAGAAAGAGTTTATATCTGTATTTAATAAAAGATATATATTCTGGCTTTCTATTTACAGGTGTATCTACGGAAAAAGCTTCTGACAGTATCTTACTGTTTTGTAATTATGCTATATCTAATTTAACTCATATGAATATAAAAGTGAATGCAATTATTACGTCAGGGAACAAGTTGTTTGTTTCAATTAATAATACAGAGTTAAGTGATTTTATTGATAATATAATAACTATATCCAATAGTGACAGATCATTTGATAAAATTTTTAAGCAGGATTATCAAAAACTTATACTGAAGGAAGATTTCTCTACTATGGATGCTTTTATATCGCATGTTTCAACAAACAATACTCTATTAAATGTAAAATGTTTACAAGAAAATTCGGATAAGAGATATTTAAAAAGATTTTATAGATCATTACCTCAAATTTTTACAATCAATATTGATTCAAAACTCTGTGATCTTCCAATAATAGTTTTAGATAGAAATTATTGGAAAGTTGAAGAGGATAAAAGCAGAGAAAAATATTACCAGATTGTAGGTCAATTCCTTAAATATTGTGATCAAATGCAAGACTTTGGTGATTTTGATGAAAAATTATGGTTATTGGATATAATAACTGAAATTTCTCTGTTTCTTGAAGATAAAAACAAGATTAATTCTGAAGTTTATCTCAGAAAAGGTATGATCTCTTTTCGTAAAGGAGAAGGAATAGAAGCAAAAAAGCTCTATAAGAAAGCTGTTGATTTTGCAGAGAAATCTAGTGACAATATTTTAATTGGAACGACCTATTATTTTTATGGTGATCAACTATTCCAAAATGGGAAACGAAAACAAGCTGCGGATTATTTTCAGAAGGCGTTAGATATTTTTACAAGTGTGAATGATTATAGAAGATCCGCTGTTGTTTTTGGTCTGTTCTCAACTTTAATGAATGAAAACAAGCAATACAGTAAAGCGATAGATTATATAAAAAAAATGCTAGATTGTGCAAGATTGACAAATGATGAACTCCAAATATCAGTAGCTTATAACAAATTGGCTAATACATATCGTAATATGGGAGAAACGGAAAAAGCTTTAGAAATTTATAATGATCGTCTTAGCTATGCTATATTAAATAATGATAAATATTTAATCTGTACTTGCTTGGGAAACATTTCAAATATTTTCGTTGATAAAGGAAATTTTGATTTAGCTATGGCTCATCACAATGAACTTTTAAAAACAGCTATGGAAATAGATCATAAAATTCTGCTAGGGAAGGCTATTTCTGGGAAGGGTAATATTTATCTATTATTGAAAGATTATGATAATTCGTTAAAACAATATCAAGAATCTCTTAAAATTTTCACTAATTTGAACATCAAAACAGAAATATTTAATTGCTTAATAAAACTTGGCGATCTTTTTAAACTAAAAGGAAATAAGCTACTTACGAAAAATAATTATGTAAAAGCTATTGATATAGCTAATGAAATCGGGGATAGAAATCTTATAAATATCAGTTTAGAAAGAATGAAAAAAAGATTAAAATAG
- a CDS encoding histidine kinase, with product MKKFILLILILLTVLFSGTEKKETKAYFNFAMMDSIQNIIDTSENDTLKIKGYLELYNIFTKKKMYSKSVEYLYKCYDLSKQLNFYEYIFKSGMLLSDYYKMNGLYGKAINTYNELLSIYGNDNQAYITIILLKKLSMMPFSEYDQAIELIKKLETLIDYRKDYDKYFDMRAIEARFLREKKDFSNSLKIYKDLEDKVQYASKPYLYKSTIITNIGDSYELLGDFENSEKYYKEAVKLTESPSGIIISYINLSSIAKYQEKYEECKNYLDKAMQIAEEHKVEYLKRQIYLYYIGLYSAKKEHLKALEYLNEFNTLNEQSYLNTDSVSIISNIEYNLGLEKREIEMENERNSLRYQKNILITTSTILILVILLFYLFYSRKMKENRIKQLALIKEKMNSELKSIQSRINPHFLFNSLSSLLSLVSIDVKGAETMIISLSNLLRYTLNVSKKDLVKLSEEMEIVEKYLQIEKFRLGRRLSYNIGDYESLKNFTIPPLIIQPLVENSLKHGISNNIDGGEVEISLSCRNNNLSIIVKDTNKAENNSLNGGFGLDNIRKRLNILYKGKASLNILSLEGVSIELLIPCGCNSEG from the coding sequence ATGAAAAAGTTTATACTTCTAATATTGATACTATTGACAGTTTTATTTAGCGGTACTGAAAAAAAGGAAACGAAAGCATATTTCAATTTTGCAATGATGGACTCAATTCAAAATATAATCGATACATCTGAAAATGACACACTCAAAATCAAAGGATATTTAGAATTATACAATATTTTTACCAAGAAAAAGATGTACTCAAAATCAGTTGAATATTTATATAAATGTTATGATCTATCAAAACAGCTAAATTTTTATGAGTATATATTCAAATCAGGAATGTTGCTTTCTGATTACTATAAAATGAACGGTCTATACGGTAAGGCTATAAACACCTACAATGAGCTTCTTTCAATCTATGGAAATGATAATCAAGCATATATAACAATTATCCTGTTAAAAAAACTCAGTATGATGCCTTTTAGTGAGTATGATCAAGCAATAGAGCTAATTAAAAAGCTTGAAACTCTAATTGACTATAGGAAAGATTATGATAAATATTTCGATATGAGGGCAATAGAAGCAAGATTTTTAAGGGAGAAGAAAGATTTTTCAAATTCATTGAAAATTTATAAAGACCTTGAAGATAAAGTTCAATATGCTTCAAAACCATACCTTTACAAATCGACAATTATTACAAATATTGGTGATTCATACGAATTGTTGGGAGATTTTGAAAATAGCGAAAAGTATTACAAAGAAGCGGTAAAACTAACTGAAAGTCCTTCGGGGATAATCATTAGTTATATAAATCTTTCATCTATAGCCAAATATCAAGAAAAATATGAAGAATGTAAAAATTACTTAGATAAAGCAATGCAGATAGCAGAAGAGCACAAAGTTGAATATTTAAAAAGACAAATTTATTTATATTACATAGGTTTATATTCTGCTAAAAAAGAACACTTGAAAGCCTTAGAATATCTAAATGAATTTAATACTCTCAATGAACAATCATATTTGAATACAGATAGTGTGAGCATTATTTCTAATATTGAATACAATCTGGGTTTAGAAAAGCGTGAAATTGAAATGGAGAATGAACGTAATTCATTACGTTATCAGAAGAATATCCTCATAACAACCTCAACAATACTTATTCTTGTCATTCTCCTTTTCTATCTATTTTATTCAAGAAAAATGAAAGAAAATCGGATAAAACAATTGGCTTTGATAAAAGAAAAAATGAACTCTGAATTGAAAAGTATTCAAAGTCGTATTAATCCACATTTTTTATTCAATTCTTTAAGTTCGCTTTTATCATTAGTTTCAATTGATGTCAAGGGTGCTGAAACAATGATTATTAGTTTATCAAATTTGTTAAGATACACTCTGAATGTTTCAAAAAAGGATCTTGTAAAACTAAGTGAAGAGATGGAAATTGTGGAAAAATATCTTCAGATAGAAAAATTCAGGCTAGGCAGAAGATTAAGTTATAACATTGGAGATTATGAAAGTCTTAAGAACTTTACCATCCCTCCACTAATTATCCAACCATTAGTTGAAAATAGTCTTAAACATGGAATTAGTAATAATATTGATGGTGGAGAAGTAGAAATTTCATTGTCATGTAGAAACAATAATTTGAGTATTATTGTAAAAGACACAAATAAAGCAGAAAACAATAGTCTAAATGGCGGTTTTGGTCTTGATAACATAAGAAAAAGACTTAATATTCTATATAAGGGAAAAGCTTCTCTCAATATTCTTTCATTGGAAGGAGTATCAATTGAATTGCTTATTCCTTGTGGCTGTAATAGTGAAGGGTAA
- a CDS encoding response regulator transcription factor translates to MMKFRAIVVEDEPLNLQRIIKLLTKYEIIEVVATAENGQEAVDVIKEYEPDLLFLDIQIPGFNSFEVLDRIDYKPYVIFTTAYDEYALKAFDNLSIDYILKPIEEERLDVAIEKLKYLSTKNEKKDTLYDELEELINNSRKKSFNRLTIKVGDEILFIPVPDVVYFKSDNKYTIVKTCNEEYLINDTLNQLEERLPDYFIRIHRSYIVNKDKIVKLKKWFGYRYSAVMNDKDNTIVPISKEFKLGDLN, encoded by the coding sequence ATGATGAAATTTCGTGCTATAGTAGTAGAAGACGAACCTTTAAACTTACAGAGAATTATTAAGCTCCTGACTAAATATGAAATAATTGAGGTTGTTGCTACTGCTGAAAATGGACAGGAAGCTGTTGATGTGATAAAGGAGTATGAACCTGATTTACTCTTTTTAGATATACAAATACCAGGGTTTAACTCTTTTGAAGTTTTGGATAGAATTGACTATAAACCGTATGTAATTTTTACTACAGCCTACGATGAATACGCCCTTAAGGCATTTGATAATCTTTCAATCGACTATATTTTAAAACCTATTGAGGAGGAAAGACTTGATGTAGCCATTGAAAAATTGAAGTATCTATCTACGAAAAATGAAAAGAAAGATACTTTGTACGATGAACTTGAAGAATTGATCAATAATAGTCGAAAAAAGAGTTTTAATCGATTGACCATCAAAGTCGGAGATGAAATTCTATTTATTCCAGTACCTGATGTTGTTTACTTTAAATCAGATAATAAATATACTATCGTTAAAACATGCAATGAAGAGTATCTGATTAACGATACTTTAAATCAGCTGGAAGAGAGATTGCCAGATTATTTTATTCGTATTCATAGATCTTACATTGTAAACAAAGACAAAATCGTAAAATTAAAAAAATGGTTTGGCTATAGATACTCAGCCGTAATGAACGATAAAGACAATACTATAGTTCCAATTAGTAAAGAGTTTAAACTAGGTGATTTGAATTGA
- a CDS encoding 5-formyltetrahydrofolate cyclo-ligase, which produces MSIIKKEIRRIIRAKKKEIDSSKRDVLSESLLDILKNNPLYQISKNIFIFWSMDDEIDTRKFIVDNAHAKNFYLPAIVGENELELRLFKGMDDLKPGMEFNILEPVGKKLDDLALVDLAIIPGIAFDRERGRMGRGRGFYDRILKSLSNDCKKIGICYSLQIVDHVPMDEHDVYMDLIITDAEVI; this is translated from the coding sequence ATGAGTATTATAAAAAAAGAGATTAGGCGAATAATTAGAGCAAAAAAAAAAGAGATCGACTCCAGTAAAAGAGATGTATTGTCTGAATCGCTTTTGGATATTCTTAAGAACAATCCTCTTTATCAGATATCTAAAAATATTTTTATATTCTGGTCAATGGATGATGAGATTGACACTAGAAAATTCATTGTTGATAATGCACATGCAAAAAATTTCTATCTTCCAGCCATAGTAGGGGAGAATGAATTGGAGTTAAGACTGTTTAAGGGAATGGATGATTTAAAACCTGGAATGGAGTTTAACATTTTAGAACCTGTTGGAAAGAAACTTGATGATTTAGCCCTAGTTGATTTGGCAATAATACCTGGAATTGCTTTCGATAGAGAGAGAGGTAGAATGGGTAGAGGAAGAGGCTTTTATGATAGAATTTTGAAGTCATTAAGTAATGATTGCAAAAAAATTGGAATATGTTATAGCTTACAAATTGTTGACCATGTTCCTATGGATGAACACGATGTTTATATGGATCTGATCATAACAGATGCTGAAGTGATATAA